A window of Sulfuricurvum sp. contains these coding sequences:
- a CDS encoding calcium-binding protein — MAATVVIADKAHTLGTASDYIDGSANLSTGATFSTTASAGLVSGDTLTISGLLQYDTIAIATGTATSRVQFVAGNNSIQYSSDSGATWATIGNIDPINISTTKITFTQTVTDVIVQTLLRSLTISTNTTTGTVVDTRALSFTFAGSQAGTDASALSIVGSASADTILYTAAANGFDPLGGNDILKVDTGMGSLTLDMKTASTLEKFEVLDATNANSAIDLTLGGTVKTVTLGSAVDTINIAASTDMGTVSVNGGAGRDVLNATAGVTLIGTDLAKLSSVEILTLSNNVNSVTLGATDSIDTINGGSAVDTIDASARTVNVAVSGAYDLYINAGDGNDVVKASAGNDHIDLGNGNNTLTVTSTNLDSDDTIIGGTGTDKIILNGATISDVAFTHITSVETVEGIATTTTVTLGDKAKTAGITKIDLATTAATGAAVVDLSSMTSDGAFTVLAGTGGTTVKMTATNVAVGNDTLTGNATSTADILEVTTAGALGTVAGTVTNMDTLLLSAATGDSSVTIVDANNFKAVTATGAGNTTIDAHLELDVTGGITITTASGNDTITTGATTTGVAINAGNGNNTITVGTATNSITTGSGDDIVNLGAGIDAVSLGGSGALINSADTVKVAYADFTIADTVTGTGNVVLEFTTATAESDSNSDNIMDTNTVESKIKATGNAIDTIKLDALGAQSVTLGANTKAAGITELDGSALTGSLTADLSVLAPTSGTFTVKGGDVADTVIMKTADLTATTSIQGGNGSDVLKIIDVATVVDSDFTLSTNLENLVIAKNGAHSITLGDAAKTAGIRIINTSMDTITVPATPTLQTTGSTIDVSSMVNDANLTITMGSGIDTIKMNSAQLTSGDTINMGANISGGDTLEFTDSADILDTAFTNVSNVEIVKLHAGTGQKLTLAAEALGAGILEIDAAAATASTIDASAMAALGLRITTAAGDDTVSLGSGVANVVTGVGDDTVKVTTANLTGADSIDGGTHTIGDTLVITDAAALTDSSFAKVSNFEAVKLSDFGGQTVTLGSAAKAKAIANIDASALSTGHAVSVTLDSSYDASTVKVTGGAGDDVLNVSHGVVTSTLTYIGGNGTDTLQLSDNASIVDTDLAGLQSIEKIKLADSSTAQSITLAANASAAGISIIDGSALNANGSITIDASAMSTNVNISTVGTVNRTGGADIITAGHGNDTINTGAGDDIIKISSDYLNSGDTIDGGSQTTRDTLEITSSSTNISDAAFTNVSHIELIQLSGTGLYNLTLGTIAGGQSLSNVDVIGTGGANITLSALTAAALINGGAGIETITLAANAQANTLNLGGGDDVIKIDAAELTAADSIDGGGNSDTIEITTATSGTLTDADFTLVRNVETLKLDVNANQDVALGDKALNAGIRTIDATIMGTGKTLSIDMSGMATDVGMTINSGYGDDTFKIAAGELTSGDTIHGNLGNDTIEFVGAVTLVDSAFTNVDSVEIIKLGAGNDQSLTLGNLARHAGDGIKEINGAAATNVTVDLSSMSSDMDLKFTGGTGADTIKTKAAQLTASDTYIGGNGTDTIEFIDQVNLDTSLFTGVSGFEKISLNDATKTDAQTLTLANSATLNTVDASTITGVVTVDAHTFTNALNITTGTGADIVTIGNGVNTIDMGGGNDKVIMTSAALADANADTLVGGAGTDILEVTGTTAITDAKLTAITGFETLKLSGTGDKSVTVADTHAKANGITTVDASTTTGLNTIDAGGYSGAITINGGSGVDTITAGTSNNTISAGDGNDVIYVSAATLNSGDTIDGGIGNDTIILSGSASLLDANFTNITNVEKIILADANNQSIVIGDEAINGGSGITEVVAALTGTNKVTVDLSQASTNANTKVTTGAGADTIKIKSADISSADLINVGGGTDVLELTTAAGLVAGDMSGLTGFETLKLANVNAIQTVTLADGKFNSVDGSAITYAQAVTVDATLQAGALAITTAGGNDVLTLGSGANTINSGSGADTIKITAASFTSGDAINAGDGADVLQISGTATIIDSQFNNAGTLGIETLKLMTDGTGQSVTIAANASLAGVNTVDTTVLTNGATINATGMTTAVTVNAGSGDDTIKMGQGIDTINAGSGNDTIEIASGYLTGADHINGDGGTADVLKITDTAAITDAMLVNVKTIETIKLSDSATDQTIALGANAKANNLLIVDATASVATHNISIDIGGLSGKDVTINGGAGNETVVMSSADLSATDSIALGLGGSDILEFTDAVNLTNTALQAGLSGINTIKLSDNTNVLTVANGIGTDVTVNATAATGTKTSTIDVSAITSSVTVNTSVGNDTITLGSGVNTVNAGLGDDIIIISNTNFTNANTDTIDGGVGTADELKISGVATLVDANFANVTNVEKLTLTSTGAHTLTLGDEAIKTASGGYIRTVNASAAGANAVQINLSTATVDADMSITTGTGADTITMRQADLASTDTIAVGTGADELILTGTGSV; from the coding sequence ATGGCAGCAACAGTAGTAATAGCAGATAAAGCGCATACTCTTGGTACAGCAAGTGATTATATTGATGGTAGTGCTAATCTAAGCACAGGTGCAACGTTTAGTACCACAGCATCGGCAGGATTGGTTAGTGGTGATACCCTCACAATCAGTGGATTATTGCAATACGATACGATTGCAATAGCAACAGGAACAGCAACGTCTCGGGTTCAGTTTGTAGCGGGTAATAATAGTATCCAATACAGTAGTGACAGTGGAGCTACATGGGCAACGATAGGGAATATTGATCCAATCAATATTTCTACGACAAAAATTACGTTTACCCAAACAGTTACAGATGTAATTGTTCAAACGTTGTTACGCTCATTGACTATCAGTACAAATACTACGACAGGAACTGTTGTTGATACAAGAGCGTTAAGTTTTACTTTTGCAGGGAGCCAGGCGGGAACGGATGCTTCGGCATTGAGTATTGTAGGGAGTGCAAGTGCTGATACTATCCTTTATACTGCGGCAGCAAATGGATTTGATCCTCTTGGTGGGAATGATATTTTAAAAGTTGATACCGGTATGGGGTCATTGACGCTCGATATGAAAACGGCATCAACATTAGAAAAATTTGAAGTTCTTGATGCTACTAATGCTAACTCTGCTATCGATCTTACTCTCGGTGGAACGGTAAAAACCGTTACGTTGGGTTCAGCCGTTGATACGATCAATATTGCAGCTTCTACCGATATGGGAACGGTGAGTGTAAATGGTGGAGCAGGACGCGACGTACTCAATGCAACCGCAGGGGTGACATTGATCGGTACTGATTTGGCAAAACTATCCAGTGTTGAGATTTTGACTCTCTCAAATAATGTTAATAGTGTAACTTTAGGTGCGACTGATAGTATTGATACTATTAATGGCGGGAGTGCGGTAGATACAATTGATGCGAGTGCTCGTACTGTTAATGTAGCAGTCTCCGGTGCCTATGATTTGTACATCAATGCAGGGGATGGTAATGATGTTGTCAAAGCAAGTGCGGGAAATGATCATATCGATTTAGGAAATGGAAACAATACCTTAACGGTAACAAGTACTAATCTTGATTCAGATGATACGATTATTGGAGGAACAGGAACCGATAAAATTATCCTCAACGGTGCGACGATTAGTGATGTGGCATTTACCCATATTACATCTGTTGAAACAGTTGAGGGGATTGCAACTACTACAACGGTTACATTAGGGGATAAAGCAAAAACTGCCGGTATTACGAAAATCGATTTGGCAACCACAGCGGCGACAGGTGCGGCAGTGGTAGACCTATCGTCGATGACGAGTGATGGTGCTTTTACGGTTTTAGCAGGGACAGGGGGAACGACGGTCAAGATGACTGCTACTAATGTCGCGGTTGGAAATGATACTCTTACGGGCAATGCTACCTCGACTGCGGATATTTTAGAGGTGACCACGGCGGGAGCATTGGGAACGGTGGCGGGTACGGTGACCAATATGGATACACTACTCCTTTCGGCGGCTACCGGAGATTCAAGTGTGACGATTGTAGATGCTAATAATTTTAAAGCCGTTACTGCAACGGGTGCAGGCAATACTACGATTGATGCCCATTTAGAATTGGACGTTACGGGTGGAATTACGATTACAACTGCAAGTGGCAATGATACGATTACGACGGGCGCGACCACCACAGGTGTAGCGATCAATGCTGGAAATGGTAATAATACTATTACTGTAGGAACAGCAACCAATAGCATTACGACAGGAAGTGGTGATGATATCGTTAATCTTGGAGCGGGAATAGATGCTGTAAGTCTTGGGGGAAGTGGTGCTCTCATCAACAGTGCCGATACCGTCAAAGTTGCGTATGCTGATTTTACCATCGCTGATACAGTTACAGGGACGGGTAATGTAGTTTTGGAGTTTACGACAGCAACGGCTGAAAGTGATAGCAACTCTGATAATATTATGGATACCAATACGGTAGAATCCAAAATTAAAGCGACAGGGAATGCGATCGATACTATCAAGCTTGATGCGTTAGGTGCACAAAGCGTTACCCTTGGGGCAAATACTAAAGCAGCTGGAATTACTGAGCTTGACGGATCGGCACTTACCGGTTCATTGACCGCTGATTTGAGTGTGCTGGCACCGACAAGCGGAACCTTTACGGTCAAAGGGGGAGATGTAGCGGATACAGTCATTATGAAAACTGCTGATCTTACTGCCACAACATCGATTCAGGGTGGAAATGGAAGTGATGTCCTCAAGATTATTGATGTTGCTACGGTTGTGGACAGTGATTTTACCCTCTCTACAAATCTTGAGAACCTTGTCATAGCCAAAAATGGTGCACACAGTATTACATTGGGTGATGCTGCCAAAACAGCTGGAATTAGAATTATTAACACGTCGATGGATACGATTACGGTTCCTGCTACCCCTACGCTTCAAACTACGGGATCCACTATCGATGTTTCAAGTATGGTTAATGATGCGAATTTGACAATTACAATGGGAAGTGGTATTGATACCATTAAAATGAACAGTGCACAGCTTACCAGTGGTGATACTATTAATATGGGAGCAAACATTAGTGGAGGTGATACGTTAGAATTTACCGATAGTGCCGATATTTTAGATACTGCGTTTACGAATGTGTCGAATGTTGAAATTGTCAAATTACATGCAGGAACGGGACAAAAACTGACGCTTGCTGCTGAAGCACTGGGTGCGGGGATATTAGAGATCGATGCAGCTGCTGCAACGGCGAGTACCATCGATGCTTCTGCAATGGCGGCTCTTGGATTAAGAATTACAACGGCCGCGGGAGATGATACCGTTTCTTTAGGAAGCGGTGTTGCGAACGTTGTCACCGGTGTCGGTGATGATACTGTTAAAGTAACTACGGCAAACTTGACTGGAGCGGACAGTATTGATGGTGGTACGCATACGATTGGAGATACCCTTGTAATTACCGACGCAGCAGCTTTAACAGATAGCAGTTTTGCAAAAGTGTCTAATTTTGAAGCGGTCAAACTTTCAGATTTTGGTGGACAGACGGTAACGCTAGGGTCTGCCGCAAAAGCAAAAGCGATTGCCAACATCGATGCATCGGCATTAAGTACAGGTCATGCTGTGAGCGTAACGCTTGATAGCAGTTATGATGCTTCAACCGTAAAAGTAACGGGTGGTGCCGGAGATGATGTTCTTAATGTGTCACATGGAGTTGTAACCAGCACATTAACCTATATCGGAGGAAACGGTACGGATACTCTTCAATTGAGTGATAATGCATCGATTGTTGATACTGATCTTGCTGGATTGCAAAGTATTGAAAAAATTAAATTAGCAGACTCATCAACAGCACAATCAATCACTTTGGCGGCTAATGCCAGTGCTGCAGGTATTAGTATCATTGATGGTAGTGCATTAAATGCAAATGGTAGTATTACCATTGATGCTTCGGCGATGAGTACTAATGTCAATATCTCGACTGTAGGAACGGTGAATCGAACGGGAGGAGCAGATATTATTACTGCCGGACATGGTAATGATACGATCAATACTGGTGCAGGGGATGATATTATTAAAATATCGAGCGATTATCTCAATAGTGGAGATACGATTGATGGAGGATCTCAAACAACACGAGATACATTGGAGATTACTTCTTCTTCAACAAACATTAGTGATGCGGCATTTACGAATGTTTCACATATAGAATTGATTCAATTGAGCGGAACTGGTCTCTATAATTTAACACTTGGAACTATCGCTGGTGGACAATCGTTGAGTAATGTTGACGTTATTGGTACAGGCGGTGCTAATATTACCCTCTCTGCCCTCACTGCTGCTGCTCTTATCAACGGTGGAGCAGGTATTGAGACTATTACCTTAGCTGCAAATGCACAAGCGAATACATTAAATCTTGGTGGCGGAGATGATGTGATCAAAATCGATGCTGCAGAATTGACTGCGGCGGATAGTATTGATGGTGGAGGAAATAGTGATACTATAGAGATCACTACTGCTACAAGCGGGACACTTACGGATGCTGATTTTACATTGGTACGTAATGTTGAAACATTAAAACTAGATGTTAATGCTAATCAAGATGTGGCACTTGGAGATAAAGCACTCAATGCGGGAATCCGTACCATTGATGCGACTATTATGGGTACAGGAAAAACGTTAAGCATTGATATGAGCGGTATGGCAACTGATGTTGGGATGACTATTAATAGTGGTTATGGTGATGATACATTCAAAATAGCTGCGGGGGAACTCACAAGTGGTGATACTATTCATGGGAATCTCGGAAATGATACAATAGAGTTTGTCGGTGCAGTGACATTAGTCGATAGCGCATTTACAAATGTTGATAGCGTTGAAATTATCAAGTTGGGTGCGGGGAATGATCAATCTTTGACATTGGGAAATTTGGCCCGTCATGCTGGAGATGGGATTAAAGAGATCAATGGGGCAGCTGCAACAAATGTAACAGTGGATCTTTCCTCTATGAGTAGTGATATGGACCTAAAGTTTACGGGAGGAACCGGAGCTGATACGATTAAAACGAAAGCGGCACAGCTGACAGCTAGCGATACATATATCGGGGGTAATGGAACCGATACGATTGAATTTATTGATCAGGTTAATTTGGATACAAGTCTCTTTACGGGAGTTAGCGGTTTTGAAAAAATCAGTCTCAATGATGCTACAAAAACTGATGCACAAACATTGACACTAGCCAATAGTGCAACATTAAATACCGTAGATGCATCCACAATTACCGGTGTCGTTACCGTTGATGCACATACGTTTACCAATGCGTTAAATATTACAACAGGTACAGGTGCCGATATTGTTACGATTGGAAATGGTGTTAATACAATCGATATGGGTGGAGGTAATGACAAGGTAATTATGACTAGTGCGGCATTGGCGGATGCTAATGCTGATACACTGGTCGGTGGTGCCGGAACCGATATTCTTGAGGTTACTGGTACAACTGCTATCACAGATGCGAAACTCACAGCAATAACCGGTTTTGAAACGCTCAAATTGAGTGGCACAGGTGATAAATCGGTTACGGTTGCAGATACTCATGCAAAAGCCAACGGTATTACGACCGTGGATGCTTCTACAACTACAGGTTTGAATACAATCGATGCTGGTGGCTATAGCGGAGCCATTACTATTAATGGAGGAAGTGGTGTCGATACGATCACCGCAGGTACTTCCAATAATACGATTAGTGCTGGTGATGGTAATGATGTGATATATGTTAGTGCCGCAACACTTAATTCCGGTGATACGATTGATGGCGGTATCGGAAATGATACTATTATTTTGAGCGGTTCAGCTAGTTTGCTCGATGCGAATTTTACCAATATCACTAATGTAGAGAAAATAATACTTGCTGATGCTAACAACCAAAGCATTGTGATCGGTGATGAAGCTATCAATGGGGGAAGTGGAATTACAGAGGTAGTTGCTGCGCTCACAGGAACCAATAAAGTGACAGTAGACCTTTCACAAGCAAGTACGAATGCTAATACAAAAGTAACAACAGGTGCCGGTGCCGATACAATCAAAATAAAATCAGCAGATATATCGTCAGCTGATCTTATCAATGTGGGTGGTGGAACGGATGTCTTAGAACTCACAACTGCTGCAGGATTAGTAGCGGGTGACATGAGCGGACTTACCGGATTTGAAACGTTGAAACTTGCTAATGTTAATGCAATACAAACGGTGACATTGGCAGACGGTAAATTTAATAGTGTTGATGGTTCAGCAATCACCTATGCTCAAGCAGTAACGGTTGATGCAACGTTGCAAGCGGGGGCGTTAGCGATCACTACTGCTGGAGGGAATGATGTTCTTACTTTGGGAAGTGGAGCAAATACGATAAATAGTGGTAGTGGAGCAGATACGATCAAAATCACAGCGGCTAGTTTTACTAGTGGAGACGCTATTAATGCCGGAGACGGAGCGGATGTCCTACAAATCTCAGGTACAGCGACAATTATTGATTCACAATTTAATAATGCTGGCACGCTTGGGATTGAAACACTGAAATTAATGACGGATGGCACCGGTCAATCGGTAACAATCGCAGCAAATGCATCATTAGCCGGGGTCAATACGGTAGATACTACTGTACTTACCAATGGTGCAACAATCAATGCCACTGGCATGACAACAGCAGTAACCGTCAATGCAGGAAGTGGTGATGATACGATTAAAATGGGGCAAGGGATTGATACGATCAACGCTGGAAGCGGAAATGATACTATTGAAATAGCGAGTGGTTATTTGACCGGAGCAGATCATATCAATGGGGATGGAGGAACTGCAGATGTTCTTAAAATCACCGATACTGCTGCAATCACCGATGCAATGCTTGTAAATGTAAAAACGATTGAAACAATCAAATTGAGTGATAGTGCAACCGACCAAACGATTGCACTTGGTGCTAACGCAAAAGCGAATAATCTTTTGATCGTAGACGCTACGGCATCAGTTGCTACCCATAATATTTCGATTGATATCGGCGGATTAAGTGGAAAAGATGTAACAATCAACGGTGGTGCTGGAAATGAAACCGTTGTTATGTCTTCTGCTGATTTGAGTGCTACTGATTCTATTGCATTGGGTCTAGGAGGATCGGATATATTAGAGTTCACAGATGCCGTGAATTTAACAAACACGGCATTACAAGCAGGTCTTAGCGGAATCAATACGATCAAATTGAGTGATAATACTAACGTATTAACGGTCGCTAATGGAATTGGAACAGATGTAACAGTAAATGCGACTGCCGCAACAGGTACGAAAACATCGACAATCGATGTAAGCGCTATTACGAGCAGTGTTACAGTCAATACCTCAGTCGGAAATGATACTATTACTCTCGGTAGCGGTGTGAATACGGTAAATGCTGGATTGGGCGATGATATTATTATCATATCTAATACGAATTTTACCAATGCCAATACAGATACTATCGATGGTGGTGTAGGGACAGCGGATGAGTTAAAAATTAGTGGTGTTGCAACGTTGGTAGATGCCAATTTCGCTAATGTGACGAATGTGGAAAAACTAACGTTGACCAGCACAGGCGCACACACATTGACCCTCGGAGATGAAGCGATAAAAACAGCGAGCGGAGGATATATCCGAACCGTTAATGCATCTGCTGCCGGGGCAAATGCTGTACAAATTAATCTCTCAACTGCAACCGTAGATGCTGATATGAGTATCACGACCGGAACCGGGGCGGATACAATCACAATGCGCCAAGCAGACTTGGCATCAACCGATACAATTGCTGTAGGGACAGGGGCGGATGAACTCATCTTGACCGGAACAGGAAGCGTTG